From a region of the Suncus etruscus isolate mSunEtr1 chromosome 11, mSunEtr1.pri.cur, whole genome shotgun sequence genome:
- the KRT1 gene encoding keratin, type II cytoskeletal 1, giving the protein MSRQFSSRSGYRCGGGFSSGSAGAVSHQRRTTSSCSMRRSGGGGGGGRMFGGGCGGGGGGGGFGSRSLVSLGGSKSISMSVARGGGRGGGCFGGSGMGGGFGSGGGFGGGGFGSGGGFGGGGFGGGGFGGGGFGGGGFGGGFGPVCPPGGIQEVTINQSLLQPLNVEIDPEIQKVKSQEREQIKTLNNQFASFIDKVRFLEQQNQVLQTKWELLQQVDTSTRTQSLEPIFEAYISTLRKQLDQLKSDQSRMDSELKNMQDLVEDYRNKYEEEINKRTNAENEFVTIKKDVDSAYMSKVDLQGKVDSLQQDIEFFTTLYQMELSQMQTHISQTNVILSMDNNRSLDLDSIIAEVKSQYEEIAQRSKTEAEALYQTKYEELQSTADKHGDSLKTTKMEISELNRMIQRLRAEIEAVKKQCSALQQSISDAEEKGEKALKDAQGKMNELEDALNQAKEDLARLLRDYQELMSTKLSLDVEIATYRHLLEGEEIRMSGECTPNVSVSVSTSHSSYSGGSSRGGGSYGSGGGGGGGGYRSGGGGGGSGGSSRGGGGGGGSYGSGGGSGGQRGGSGGGGGSSSGGGRGGSGGGSSGGSFGSSGGRGSSSGGSKTTSGSSSVKFVSTSYSRGL; this is encoded by the exons ATGAGTCGACAATTTAGCTCGAGATCTGGGTACCGATGTGGAGGGGGCTTCAGCTCTGGGTCTGCTGGGGCGGTCAGTCACCAACGAAGGACTACCAGCAGCTGCTCTATGCGCCGtagtggaggtggtggtggtggtggtaggatgTTTGGTGGaggatgtggtggtggtggtggtggtggtggttttggaaGCCGCAGTCTTGTTAGTCTTGGAGGCAGCAAAAGCATCTCCATGAGTGTGGCCAGAGGAGGTGGCCGTGGGGGAGGTTGCTTTGGTGGTAGTGGCATGGGAGGTGGTTTTGGCAGTGGAGGaggttttggtggtggtggttttggcaGTGGAGGTGGCTTTGGTGGAGGTGGCTTTGGAGGTGGTGGTTTTGGAGGTGGTGGTTTTGGAGGTGGTGGTTTTGGAGGTGGCTTTGGCCCTGTGTGCCCTCCTGGTGGCATCCAGGAAGTCACCATCAACCAGAGTCTTCTGCAACCCCTCAATGTGGAGATTGACCCAGAGATCCAAAAAGTCAAGTCTCAAGAAAGGGAGCAAATCAAAACACTCAACAATCAGTTTGCCTCCTTCATTGATAAG GTGCGTTTCCTGGAACAGCAGAACCAGGTGCTGCAGACAAAATGGGAATTGCTGCAGCAGGTTGATACTTCTACTCGAACCCAAAGCCTGGAACCCATATTTGAGGCATATATCAGCACGCTAAGAAAGCAGTTAGACCAACTGAAGAGTGACCAGTCTCGAATGGATTCTGAACTGAAAAACATGCAAGATTTGGTGGAAGATTATAGAAACAA GTATGAGGAAGAGATCAACAAGCGGACAAATGCAGAGAATGAGTTCGTGACTATCAAGAAG GACGTGGATTCTGCTTATATGTCAAAGGTGGACCTCCAGGGCAAAGTTGACAGCTTGCAGCAAGACATTGAGTTCTTCACAACACTCTATCAAATG GAGCTATCCCAGATGCAGACTCATATTAGCCAAACTAATGTTATTCTGTCCATGGACAACAACCGGAGCCTGGACCTGGACAGCATCATTGCCGAGGTCAAGTCCCAGTATGAAGAGATTGCTCAAAGGAGCAAAACAGAGGCTGAGGCCCTGTACCAGACCAAG TATGAAGAGCTCCAGAGTACTGCTGACAAACATGGGGACAGTTTGAAAACCACAAAGATGGAGATTTCTGAGCTGAATAGAATGATCCAGAGACTCAGAGCTGAAATTGAGGCTGTCAAGAAGcag TGCTCTGCGCTGCAACAGTCTATCAGTGATGCTGAGGAGAAAGGCGAGAAAGCTCTGAAAGATGCCCAGGGCAAAATGAATGAACTGGAGGATGCCCTGAACCAGGCCAAGGAGGACCTGGCCAGACTGCTGCGTGACTACCAAGAGTTGATGAGCACCAAACTGTCCCTGGACGTAGAAATTGCCACCTACAGGCACCTCTTGGAAGGAGAGGAAATCAG gATGTCCGGAGAGTGTACCCCCAACGTGAGCGTGT CCGTGAGCACCAGCCACAGCAGCTATAGCGGAGGTAGCAGCCGAGGAGGCGGCAGCTATGGAtctggaggcggcggcggcggcggtggctaCCGCTCCGGAGGCGGCGGTGGCGGCAGCGGTGGCAGCAgtcgcggcggcggcggcggcggcggcagctaCGGCTCCGGAGGCGGCAGTGGAGGCCAGAGAGGCGGCTCCGGAGGAGGCGGCGGCAGCTCCAGCGGTGGTGGCCGTGGTGGCTCTGGAGGCGGGAGCTCTGGAGGCAGCTTTGGCTCCTCTGGGGGCCGGGGATCCAGCTCCGGGGGCAGCAAGACCACCAGTGGCAGTTCCAGCGTGAAATTTGTGTCCACTAGTTATTCCCGAGGCCTATAA
- the KRT77 gene encoding keratin, type II cytoskeletal 1b has product MIRQFSSQSAFSSRSRQGYRSGFSAGSGGGNRAAGSVCVARGRCGGGGYGSSARSFGSQSLYNLGGSKSISISLVGRSASGFQQGGVFGGGRGFGSGGFGGGGYGGSSFRSGGFGSSFGFGGFGPSCPPGGIQEVTINQSLLQPLHLEVDPEIQKVKNQEREQIMVLNNKFASFIDKVRFLEQQNQVLETKWELLQQVNTSTRTNNLEPILENYISELRKQVDYLNAEQMRQKSEIKNMQDVVEDYKSKYEDEINRRTNTENDFVILKKDVDAAYMNKVDLQSKVDTLFGEVNFLKYLFDTELSQMQTHISDTNVILSMDNNRFLDLDSIIEAVRTQYDIIAQKSKDEAEALYQTKYQELQITAGRHGDELKNSKMEISELNRTIQRLQAEIGNIKKQIEQMHANISDAEERGERALQDAKGKLQELEEALQQAKEELARLLRDYQALLGAKLSLDVEIATYRKLLEGEESRMSGELQNQVSISVQSSQMTVSGSGSGGGGRGSGGYSGGGYSSGGGYSGGGGGSRGNRGSSGGGYGGGSRGSGAGGYGSSSYGSSSKSSGKYGSGNRGSSSRVQIIQTSTNTSHKHILE; this is encoded by the exons ATGATCCGCCAGTTCAGTTCTCAATCTGCATTTAGTTCAAGGAGCAGGCAGGGCTACCGTTCTGGCTTTTCTGCAggctctggtggtgggaatcggGCCGCAGGGTCTGTGTGTGTGGCCCGGGGGAGGTGTGGCGGTGGTGGGTATGGAAGCTCTGCTAGGAGTTTTGGCTCTCAGAGCCTCTACAACCTGGGTGGCAGCAAGAGCATCTCTATTAGCTTAGTGGGGAGAAGTGCTAGTGGTTTCCAACAAGGAGGGGTATTTGGAGGAGGCAGAGGCTTTGGCAGTGGTGGCTTTGGGGGTGGTGGCTATGGAGGAAGTAGTTTTCGAAGTGGTGGGTTTGGAAgtagttttgggtttgggggctttGGTCCTTCTTGTCCTCCTGGGGGTATCCAAGAGGTGACTATTAACCAGAGCCTCTTGCAACCACTCCACCTGGAGGTGGACCCTGAAATTCAGAAGGTCAAGAACCAGGAGCGGGAACAGATCATGGTTCTCAACAACAAATTTGCCTCCTTCATTGACAAG GTGCGCTTTCTAGAGCAGCAGAACCAGGTGCTAGAAACCAAATGGGAGCTGCTGCAGCAGGTGAATACCTCCACTAGGACCAACAACCTGGAGCCCATCCTGGAGAACTACATCAGTGAGCTGCGGAAGCAGGTGGACTATTTAAATGCAGAGCAGATGCGCCAGAAGTCAGAGATAAAGAACATGCAAGATGTTGTGGAGGACTACAAGAGCAA GTATGAGGATGAAATCAACCGGAGGACCAACACCGAGAATGACTTTGTCATCCTGAAGAAG GATGTGGATGCTGCATATATGAACAAGGTGGACTTGCAATCCAAAGTGGACACACTGTTTGGCGAGGTCAacttcctaaaatatttatttgatacg GAGTTGTCTCAGATGCAGACTCACATCAGTGACACCAACGTCATCCTATCCATGGACAATAACCGCTTCCTGGACCTGGACAGCATCATTGAGGCTGTGAGGACCCAGTATGATATAATTGCACAGAAGAGCAAGGATGAAGCTGAGGCCTTATATCAGACCAAG TACCAGGAACTCCAGATCACAGCAGGGAGACATGGAGATGAACTGAAGAACAGCAAGATGGAGATCTCAGAGCTTAACCGCACCATCCAGAGGTTGCAGGCAGAGATCGGCAATATCAAGAAACAG ATCGAACAGATGCATGCTAACATCTCGGAtgcagaggagagaggagagcggGCCCTCCAGGATGCCAAAGGGAAGCTGCAGGAATTGGAGGAAGCATTGCAGCAGGCCAAGGAGGAGCTGGCTCGGCTGCTGCGTGACTACCAGGCACTACTGGGAGCCAAGCTTTCCCTAGATGTGGAGATTGCAACCTATCGAAAGCTGCTAGAAGGAGAGGAGAGCAG GATGTCGGGAGAGCTGCAGAACCAAGTCAGCATCT CTGTGCAGAGCAGTCAGATGACAGTCAGTGGCTCTGGCTCAGGAGGTGGCGGCCGAGGCTCCGGCGGATACAGTGGCGGCGGGTACAGCAGCGGCGGTGGATACAGTGGAGGTGGCGGTGGCTCCCGTGGAAACAGGGGCAGCAGCGGGGGCGGTTATGGAGGTGGATCCCGGGGGAGCGGTGCAGGTGGTTATGGGAGCAGCAGCTATGGGTCCAGCAGCAAGAGCAGCGGCAAGTACGGGAGCGGGAACAGGGGCAGCTCCTCTCGCGTGCAGATCATCCAAACTTCCACCAACACCTCGCACAAGCACATTCTGGAGTAG